The following proteins are encoded in a genomic region of Haloarcula salinisoli:
- a CDS encoding ABC transporter ATP-binding protein: MTLEIENLNAGYDGTPILRDVDFSVEDGEIVGIVGRNGVGKTTLLKAIMGLLEPDSGTVRFNGAELTDEPANVHADHSIGYVPQGRDVFPGLTVEQNLTIGEGIGNDDETRYEQVYDYFPILEERADQDAGTMSGGQQQMLAIGRALVGDPDLLLVDEPSEGVQPSIVQSITEDLERINAEFGTTILFVEQNLSVIQGLAQRCYAIDHGEIVDEITGDAVSDRDRLEEYLVV; encoded by the coding sequence ATGACGCTCGAAATCGAGAACCTCAACGCCGGCTACGACGGCACGCCGATACTCCGTGACGTGGATTTCAGCGTCGAAGACGGCGAAATCGTCGGTATCGTCGGCCGCAACGGCGTCGGGAAGACGACGCTGTTGAAGGCGATTATGGGGCTGCTCGAACCCGATTCGGGGACGGTCCGGTTCAATGGCGCGGAGCTGACTGACGAACCGGCCAACGTCCACGCCGACCACAGCATCGGCTACGTGCCACAGGGTCGGGACGTCTTCCCGGGGCTGACGGTCGAACAGAATCTCACCATCGGCGAGGGCATCGGTAACGACGACGAGACCCGCTACGAGCAGGTCTACGACTACTTCCCGATCCTGGAAGAGCGTGCCGACCAGGACGCCGGGACGATGAGCGGCGGCCAGCAGCAGATGCTCGCCATCGGCCGCGCGCTCGTAGGCGATCCCGACCTGCTGCTGGTCGATGAACCGTCGGAGGGTGTCCAGCCCTCTATCGTGCAATCGATTACCGAGGACCTCGAACGAATCAACGCGGAGTTCGGCACGACGATACTCTTCGTCGAGCAGAACCTCTCGGTGATTCAGGGGCTCGCCCAGCGGTGTTACGCCATCGACCACGGCGAGATAGTCGACGAGATCACCGGCGACGCGGTCAGCGACCGCGACCGACTCGAAGAGTATCTGGTCGTCTGA